Genomic DNA from Xiphophorus couchianus chromosome 12, X_couchianus-1.0, whole genome shotgun sequence:
AGGGTACACACCAGCTGAATAGTAGTGAGGTACTTCTTCCACCAGAGGTACTTCTGGTAGTTGGGGCCCAAGGCAGTCAGCCCGTAGTATGTATACATGATAACATGGACAACACAGTTCAGAAAGGCGTGGAAAGTTCCCAGTCCACCTGAAACAAGGAGTGCGTCTGGATTAACATCACAATATCACAAATACTCTtactgtgacatcacagggaAACAAGTTTTACCTGCAGCAAAACGAACACCAAACCACCAGGTGAAGGGCATGATAGAATGATGATAGACATGAAGAAATGTCACCTGACTGTTCTTTTTCCTCAGCACAAAGAAGATCTGCAGAACGAGATCCAGTTTAATAACAGCATAAAGAAACATTAATCTTGCTATGCAGTGAACAGCTGTCTCCTTTACCGTGTCAAGCATCTCGATGAACTTTGAGAAATAGTAAAGCCAGCACGTTGCTGCCATCTGGAGGAGAAAGTTCAGATTTAAACACTTATTACAGGAATACAGTTTTACATTGATGAGGAGCTTagaataattgaaaaaaaaaaaaagggagttAAGCTAGTCGGTGTAAAAAAGTGAGCTTACCCTGATAGCCTGCGGTGAGTTAGAGTAGTCAACAAGGTCGCAGTGAAATGAATATCCAGTTCCCCATCCTGACATCACAaactgaaggggaaaaaaaaccagcaAGAGATGAACTAAGAAATATGTGAAACtcattttgtattaaaaaaaaaaaaaagaaataacacaagttcattgaaaaaaaaaaaagtaagaaaaatattgaCGGGTTGCAAAGCAGCATTTTCAAGAAAGACAAAAGCACTACCTTATCTGGTTAACAGTTAAAACCAACTCCCCAACAATGACTCAGAAATAAAAGATGAGGAAATACTCATGTTTACTCATCATTCAGACCAGTACTACAAACTCTGACTTGACATCCAAGATTCAAGAGCAATTTAGTAGCAGTAAAGTTCCAGGATCGTGCCACGTGAAGAGAAACAGAAGCCCAAACACACCTCATAGCACATGTAGAGTGACAAAGCCACCACACTGAAGTTGTAGACAATAAGGACTCCTTTCAGGTCAAAGCCTTTCCGGTTCTCCATCAGTCGAGGGCCCAGCGACGTGACGAAGTAGATGTAAGCTGCGATGATGATGGTTTGGGGAAGAGGAGATGACATGAGCAGCCATTGTTCTGTCCGTGAATCTGCAACAGAATAGAGAGATTAGCAAGGTTTACATAAAACGAGCCGACTGAAGATTAGACTATGGAGAAAAGGGAACATTTATCAGCAAGACTCACCCGCATTTTGGATGAACTCATCATAAATACGTGCAACAGAGGTCTTCAGATTAAAAAACTCCATTTCAGGCAAGATCCCAGCAACCTAGAGGAAGAAAGGCAAAAGGTTACAGTGTCAGTTTGTTTCCCTCAAGTTCACTGACATTTAGAGAAAGGGTACAGCATATGTTAGTGAAAATTTTCTTCtacctacaaaaaaaaagaagaaagaaactatTTTCATTTCACAGCATTAGAATATGCAAGGACATCTCTGCAAGTGAGGAGGAAAAGACAGCTACACTGACTATGCTGAACAGTGAAGATATAAGAAGTCAGATATATACCGAACACTGACGGGTTTCTTTCGTTTAATGTAACGAAGACGTTTCAGGAAGTATTTTAGGAATCTGGCAAGACCTGAATTCTGTTTAGTACCCCATTAGTCACACATAAAGGaatggaaaaatacaaacaattaaTGTGTAGGAAAGGGGCATCCTTCATCTTTACAATTAGAAAACAATTCATTTACAGACAAAATGCATTTgtagtatttctttaaaagccAAGTGAATCATATCCCTAAGTAAATATCCTCtagtttgtgtgtatttttatatcCATAAATACAACAATTCTGTCAATTAGGTCAGTAGCAGtaagaaaaatagttttcatgAGTGTCAGCAGCCTGGCATAAAGACCAGGGTCAGTGAGGAAAACACCTGTACCTCAAGTTTATCCTGACAGGTTTATACATTATTCCAATAATAAATTATAGAAATTGTGCCAACACTGAACTTGTGTCAAGACAGGTCAGTGCCACAGCAGGGGTTTAAACGAAACTCCATAGCAACTTATTTACTATGGTCTAATGTGTGtctagtgtgtgtgtgtgtttgtcagcGGTTGGGGAAACTGTAAATCACTGAAAAAGCAAACATCCCATGAAACACCCTTCTGGACAGGTTTCTCAAGGTGTGCCTCCTtgattgcaaaagaaaaaaaaaagcctgagtCTCATCCTTAACGAACCCAATGACATGTCGTGACACGCCAATTCACGtttcccccctccctccctttcttttcatggatgatgatgatgatgatgatgcaaaaTGCTCCTGCTGCCATGGCGCGCCTAATAACTAAGATGTGTACAAAGTtcaccagaaaaagaaaacatttcaatttgatGCAGAAAGTCTGCAAAACATAGTCAAACGGTGTCCAACCGACATATGGACGCCATAATTCGGATGTGCTTTCGCAAAAACATATGATAAACATACATGTCCAGCATCCAAACAGTGAATTCACTCGTAGCTCCTCACGTTTCCCCGGTGCTCCTCAAATACTGTAGCTACTGAACCGAGCAACTATTCACATCCATTAAACATACATGTTTAATGGATGTTTTAATGTATGTTCCTATGATGTCGCGTCAATACCAAACTTACTTTTTACACACACTTCTTAATTTTCataaattgaaaaagtttttttttaaagtacacaCCTTTAATGTCGCTACTGCCGAACCAACGCTGAATCCCGTCGAGTTATCTTTCCACCTGTTGCCTCTTGGCAAATGCGCTGCCCTCTGCCTCAGTCTGGCTACACGGCCCTTTTGATCCGGAGGAAAGGGGCGGGACTACCTGTTAAGCAACGCCCCTTAATTTTTTGATTGGTCAATTTGTGGTCCAACAGGGCCATTCTTG
This window encodes:
- the elovl7a gene encoding elongation of very long chain fatty acids protein 7a, with product MEFFNLKTSVARIYDEFIQNADSRTEQWLLMSSPLPQTIIIAAYIYFVTSLGPRLMENRKGFDLKGVLIVYNFSVVALSLYMCYEFVMSGWGTGYSFHCDLVDYSNSPQAIRMAATCWLYYFSKFIEMLDTIFFVLRKKNSQVTFLHVYHHSIMPFTWWFGVRFAAGGLGTFHAFLNCVVHVIMYTYYGLTALGPNYQKYLWWKKYLTTIQLIQFVMVTTHISQYFFMRDCPYQFPIFIYIIGSYGLIFLFLFLNFWYHAYTKGKRLPKVLQAQTWGHHTNGVMNGNVDHDKYQ